From Astyanax mexicanus isolate ESR-SI-001 chromosome 11, AstMex3_surface, whole genome shotgun sequence, the proteins below share one genomic window:
- the mrpl30 gene encoding 39S ribosomal protein L30, mitochondrial, with the protein MAALCRVLHLSAPGWVKNIPEAAAAAWPLHMISRSKFTKSRIPPQVFEERSKEHEKYGGDPEQPHKLHIVTRVKGTSRRPYWEKKVVKSLGLMKAHEPRVHKNTTSVNNQLKIIKHLVKIEPLKLPYGLPSEEEMADSYLNSKGELVVRRLQKPVEQKTIES; encoded by the exons ATGGCAGCTCTGTGTCGAGTCCTGCACCTCTCAGCCCCAGGCTGGGTAAAG AATAttcctgaagcagcagcagcagcatggccTTTGCACATGATTAGCCGCAGCAAGTTCACAAAATCCCGCATTCCCCCACAG GTATTTGAAGAGCGATCAAAGGAGCATGAGAAGTATGGTGGTGATCCAGAGCAGCCACATAAACTGCATATAGTGACTCGTGTTAAAGGCACATCAAGACGACCTTACTGGGAAAAGAAGGTGGTAAAGAGTTTGGGCTTAATGAAG GCACATGAGCCCAGAGTACACAAGAACACCACATCAGTGAATAACCAGCTGAAAATCATTAAGCATCTTGTCAA AATTGAACCTTTGAAGCTTCCTTATGGGCTACCTTCAGAAGAAGAAATGGCAGACTCCTATCTGAACAGCAAAGGGGAACTGGTGGTGAGACGTCTTCAGAAGCCTGTGGAACAGAAAACCATCGAGTCGTAg
- the mitd1 gene encoding MIT domain-containing protein 1, with protein MALNCLPGMETSAISVLKRAVELDHSSRFQESLVCYQEGIQLLIDVLKAVKDDSKKVHYREKIKGYMDRAEQIKLHLNKVKEEGKYHEQIRITDNATGFSYENLFKPYIREGLTEVWVEDPYIRHVHQLYNFLRFCEMLLKAKCDVKIIHLLTSQDEDSASLQVSALAEIKQSLQNQNVCLDIAYSSTIHDREIRFDNGWIIKIGRGLDYFKKPKGRFSIGYCDYDLRECHETTVDVFHTKHTRKT; from the exons ATGGCCCTAAACTGCCTCCCCGGTATGGAAACATCAGCCATCTCTGTGCTGAAGAGAGCCGTGGAGCTGGATCACAGCTCACGCTTTCAGGAGTCTCTGGTGTGCTACCAAGAGGGCATCCAGTTACTGATAGATGTGCTGAAAG CGGTGAAGGATGACTCCAAAAAAGTCCACTACAGAGAGAAGATCAAAGGGTACATGGATCGAGCTGAGCAGATAAAGTTGCACCTAAACAAAGTGAAAGAAG AGGGCAAATACCATGAGCAGATTAGGATTACAGACAATGCTACTGGTTTCAGCTATGAGAACCTTTTTAAACCGTACATAAGGGAAGGGCTTACGGAGGTCTGGGTGGAAGACCCTTACATACGCCACGTGCACCAG CTGTACAACTTTCTGCGTTTCTGTGAGATGCTGCTGAAAGCAAAATGTGATGTTAAAATTATTCATCTTCTGACCTCACAAGATGAA GATAGTGCCTCTCTGCAGGTCAGTGCCCTAGCAGAAATTAAACAGTCCTTGCAGAATCAGAATGTTTGTCTGGACATTGCTTATTCATCCACTATTCATGACCGAGAGATAAG GTTTGACAACGGTTGGATCATCAAGATTGGCAGAGGGCTTGATTATTTTAAAAAACCTAAA ggcCGCTTCTCCATTGGCTACTGTGATTATGACTTGAGAGAATGCCATGAGACTACAGTGGATGTttttcacacaaaacacacaaggAAGACGTGA
- the txndc9 gene encoding thioredoxin domain-containing protein 9: MASQSMEIVAKALEQQMLHSARLVEEQLDAELDKLERMDEDELECLKERRLEALKKAQKQKQEWLSKGHGEYKEIPSEKDFFTEVKESKSVVCHFYRDSTFRCQILDKHLHILAKKHLETKFIKLNVEKAPFLTERLRIKVIPTLALVKDGKTKDYVVGFGDLGNTDEFSTEMLEWRLGCSDIINYSGNIMEPPAIGQKPASKFTKVEKKTIRGKGYDSDSESDDD; the protein is encoded by the exons atggcCAGCCAGTCAATGGAGATTGTAGCGAAGGCGCTGGAACAGCAGATGCTGCACTCAGCACGGCTTGTTGAGGAGCAGCTAGATGCTGAGCTGGATAAGTTGGAGCGAATGGATGAGGATGAACTGGAATGTCTGAAGGAAAGGCGGCTGGAGGCCCTAAAGAAAgcccagaaacagaaacag GAGTGGCTATCTAAAGGTCATGGAGAATACAAAGAAATCCCGAGCGAGAAAGACTTCTTTACTGAGGTCAAAGAAAGCAAGAGTGTGGTCTGCCATTTCTACAGGGACTCCACCTTCAG ATGCCAAATTCTAGACAAACACTTGCACATCTTGGCAAAGAAACATCTGGAGACAAAGTTCATCAAGTTGAATGTGGAAAAGGCTCCGTTTCTAACAGAGAGGCTCAGGATTAAAGTCATCCCCACGCTGGCTCTGGTGAAAGATGGGAAGACTAAGGACTATGTAGTGGGCTTCGGCGATCTTGGTAACACAGACGAGTTCTCTACTGAAATGCTGGAGTGGAGACTGGGCTGTTCAGACATCATCAACTATAG TGGGAATATCATGGAGCCACCTGCTATTGGACAGAAACCAGCATCAAAGTTTACCAAGGTGGAGAAAAAAACAATCAGAGGGAAAGGCTATGACTCGGACTCTGAATCTGATGATGATTAG